A DNA window from Pseudomonas sp. B21-056 contains the following coding sequences:
- the fadA gene encoding acetyl-CoA C-acyltransferase FadA, which yields MSLNPRDVVIVDFGRTPMGRSKGGMHRNTRAEDMSAHLISKLLERNVKVDPNEVEDVIWGCVNQTLEQGWNIARMASLMTQIPHTAAGQTVSRLCGSSMSALHTAAQAIMTGNGDVFVVGGVEHMGHVSMMHGVDPNPHMSLYAAKASGMMGLTAEMLGKMHGITREQQDAFGVRSHQLAHKATVEGKFKDEIIPMQGYDENGFLKLFDYDETIRPETTLESLATLKPAFNPKGGTVTAGTSSQITDGASCMIVMSAQRAQDLGIQPMAVIRSMAVAGVDPAIMGYGPVPATQKALKRAGLSIADIDFFELNEAFAAQALPVLKDLKVLDKMNEKVNLHGGAIALGHPFGCSGARISGTLLNVMKQNGGTFGVSTMCIGLGQGIATVFERV from the coding sequence ATGAGCTTGAATCCTAGAGACGTCGTGATTGTCGACTTCGGTCGTACACCGATGGGCCGCTCCAAGGGCGGCATGCACCGCAACACCCGCGCCGAGGACATGTCGGCGCACTTGATCAGCAAACTGCTGGAACGCAACGTCAAGGTCGACCCGAACGAAGTCGAGGACGTGATCTGGGGCTGTGTGAACCAGACCCTGGAGCAGGGCTGGAACATCGCCCGCATGGCCTCGCTGATGACCCAGATCCCTCACACGGCGGCCGGCCAGACCGTCAGCCGCCTGTGCGGTTCGTCGATGAGCGCGCTGCACACCGCCGCCCAGGCGATCATGACCGGTAACGGCGATGTGTTCGTCGTCGGCGGTGTCGAGCACATGGGCCACGTGAGCATGATGCACGGTGTCGACCCGAACCCGCACATGTCGCTGTACGCGGCGAAAGCCTCGGGCATGATGGGCCTGACCGCGGAAATGCTCGGCAAGATGCACGGCATCACTCGCGAGCAACAGGACGCCTTCGGCGTGCGCTCCCACCAGCTCGCCCACAAGGCGACCGTGGAAGGCAAGTTCAAGGATGAGATCATCCCGATGCAGGGTTACGACGAGAACGGTTTCCTGAAACTGTTCGACTACGACGAAACCATTCGTCCGGAAACCACCCTCGAAAGCCTGGCGACCCTCAAGCCGGCCTTCAACCCCAAGGGCGGCACCGTGACAGCCGGTACTTCGTCGCAGATCACCGACGGCGCTTCGTGCATGATCGTGATGTCGGCCCAGCGTGCTCAGGACCTGGGGATCCAGCCGATGGCGGTGATCCGTTCCATGGCCGTGGCGGGTGTGGACCCGGCGATCATGGGCTATGGTCCAGTACCGGCCACGCAGAAAGCCTTGAAGCGTGCCGGCCTGAGCATCGCCGATATCGACTTCTTCGAACTCAACGAAGCGTTCGCCGCACAGGCCCTGCCGGTGCTGAAAGATCTGAAAGTGCTCGACAAGATGAACGAGAAGGTTAACCTGCACGGCGGCGCGATCGCCCTGGGTCATCCGTTCGGTTGCTCCGGAGCACGTATCTCCGGCACGTTGCTGAACGTCATGAAACAGAACGGCGGCACCTTTGGCGTGTCCACCATGTGCATTGGCCTCGGCCAGGGCATCGCCACTGTCTTCGAACGCGTCTAA
- a CDS encoding DUF1653 domain-containing protein encodes MPIQPGLYQHYKGPQYRVFSIARHSETEEEVVFYQALYGDYGFWVRPLSMFQESVEVDGEQVPRFALVQAEGGIFPKP; translated from the coding sequence ATGCCGATACAACCTGGGCTCTACCAGCATTACAAAGGTCCGCAGTACCGCGTATTCAGCATCGCGCGGCATTCCGAGACCGAGGAAGAAGTGGTCTTCTACCAAGCCCTGTATGGCGATTACGGCTTTTGGGTGCGTCCCTTGAGCATGTTCCAGGAGTCCGTCGAGGTTGACGGCGAACAGGTGCCACGCTTTGCTTTGGTGCAGGCCGAAGGGGGCATTTTCCCCAAGCCTTGA